One Tripterygium wilfordii isolate XIE 37 chromosome 10, ASM1340144v1, whole genome shotgun sequence DNA segment encodes these proteins:
- the LOC120007028 gene encoding pleiotropic drug resistance protein 1-like, whose product MENFSVSLRMEEDEEEALKWAAIEKLPTFDRLKRGLLSSSNGGVNEVNVGNLGVQERMRLMERLVGISAEDNQKFLLKLKDRLDRVGIELPTIEIRFENLNIEAEASVGSRALPTLFNFSFNIAEGILNSLHIISSRKTHLNILKDVSGIIKPSRMTLILGPPSSGKTTLLRALAGRLDPSLKVSGSVTYNGHGMDEFVPQRTAAYVSQHDLHMGELTVRETLAFSARCQGVGTQYDLLSELSRREKSMNIRPDHDIDTFMKAVATEGQETSLITDYIIKILGLEPCADTMVGNEIMRGISGGQRKRLTTGEMLVGPAKVLLMDDISTGLDSSTAFQIVDSLKQFVHILNETIFISLLQPTPETYDLFDDVILLSDGQIVYQGPRELVLEFFESMGFKCPERKSVADFLQEVTSSKDQKQYWASKDEPHRFVTVKEFSEGFWSFHVGRRLRDELATPFDKTKSHSAALTTKNYGASKKELMKACFSREVLLMKRNSFVYIFKLFQMTINVLITTTVFLRSNMHRDSVTDGGIYVGALYFSVIMFLFFGMGELPMTVSRLPIFYKQRDLLFYPSWAYSLPTWFLKIPITLVEVGVWVFISYYAIGFDPNVGRLFKQFLLLASMSQMASALFRLIASLGREMIFANTFGSFALLVLNILGGMVLSRDDIKVEWIWGYWISPVTYGQNAIVVNEFLGKSWSKVLPNSSEPLGVEVLRSRGFFTQEYWYWVGVAVMIGYILLSNIGFTLALTFLNPFEKHQAVISEESENDVERTGGLVQLSSNENSFSCRTRTDSGGEIKRRTPTSRSSSLKEAVVEAEHNKRRGMILPFEPHSITFDEITYSVDMPKEMRSQGVLEDKLVLLKGVSGAFRPGVLTALMGVSGAGKTTLMDVLAGRKTSGYIGGNIKISGYPKKQETFARISGYCEQNDIHSPHVTVHESLLYSAWLRLSPEVNNETRMMFIEEVMELVELNPLRNALVGLPGVNGLSIEQRKRLTVAVELVANPAIIFMDEPTSGLDARAAAIVMRTVRNTVDTGRTVVCTIHQPSIDVFEAFDEILLLKQGGQEIYVGPLGRHSCHLIKYFEEIPGVDKIKDGCNPATWMLEVTSSAQEIALGVDLAEVFKRSDQHRRNKALIEDLSRPASNSKELYFPTQYSQSFFVQCMACLWKQHRSYWRNQPYTAVRFLMTTIIALLFGVVFWSIGSKKEKKQDLFNAMGSMYISVLFLGVQNASSVQPVVAVERTVFYRERAAGMYSALPYAFAQVLVEIPYVFVQAAVYGVVVYSMMQFEWAAAKFFWYFFFMYFTFLYYTFYGMMSIALTPNQLIATIVSSAFYSLWNLFSGFLIPRTRIPVWWRWYCWVCPVSWTLYGLLTSQYGDMKHELDSGETVEEFLMSYFGYRHDFLGVVAAVIVGFTVLFAFIFSFSIKVFNFQRR is encoded by the exons ATGGAGAATTTCTCTGTTTCTTTAAGaatggaagaagatgaagaagaggctCTCAAATGGGCTGCAATTGAGAAATTACCCACATTTGATCGTTTGAAGAGGGGTTTATTAAGTTCATCAAATGGGGGTGTTAATGAAGTTAATGTTGGCAATCTTGGAGTTCAAGAAAGGATGAGATTGATGGAGAGGTTGGTGGGTATCAGTGCTGAGGATAACCAAAAGTTCTTGTTGAAGCTCAAGGATCGCCTTGATAG AGTTGGAATCGAGCTTCCTACGATTgaaattaggtttgaaaatcTGAACATTGAAGCAGAAGCAAGTGTGGGTAGCAGGGCACTGCCAACGCTCTTCAACTTCTCTTTCAATATTGCAGAG GGCATTTTGAATTCTCTTCATATCATTTCTAGTAGAAAGACACATTTGAACATCCTCAAAGATGTTAGTGGAATCATCAAGCCATCAAG AATGACTTTGATTTTGGGTCCTCCAAGTTCTGGAAAGACCACTCTTTTACGAGCTTTGGCTGGAAGGCTTGATCCCTCACTAAAG GTTTCTGGAAGTGTGACATACAATGGTCATGGTATGGATGAGTTTGTGCCACAAAGGACTGCAGCCTACGTTAGTCAACATGATCTCCATATGGGAGAATTGACCGTAAGGGAAACTTTGGCTTTCTCTGCAAGGTGCCAAGGAGTCGGAACGCAATATG ACTTGTTATCAGAATTatcaagaagagagaaaagtaTGAATATTAGGCCTGATCATGATATTGATACCTTCATGAAG GCAGTGGCAACAGAAGGTCAAGAGACTAGTCTCATCACAGATTATATTATAAAG ATTTTAGGACTAGAACCCTGTGCAGATACTATGGTAGGGAATGAGATTATGAGGGGTATATCGGGAGGACAAAGAAAGCGTCTTACAACAG GTGAGATGCTTGTTGGACCGGCCAAGGTTCTGCTTATGGACGACATATCTACTGGCTTGGACAGCTCAACAGCTTTCCAAATTGTGGATTCACTAAAGCAGTTTGTTCACATACTTAATGAAACCATTTTTATCTCCCTTCTCCAACCGACACCAGAGACATACGATCTCTTCGACGATGTCATCCTCCTATCTGATGGTCAAATAGTGTACCAGGGTCCTCGTGAGCTTgtgcttgaattttttgaatctATGGGCTTCAAGTGCCCGGAAAGAAAAAGTGTGGCCGACTTCTTGCAAGAA GTGACATCAAGCAAAGATCAGAAGCAGTATTGGGCATCTAAGGATGAACCTCACCGTTTTGTTACCGTAAAGGAGTTCTCTGAGGGATTCTGGTCATTCCATGTAGGAAGGAGACTTAGAGACGAGCTTGCAACTCCATTTGACAAGACCAAAAGTCACTCTGCTGCTTTGACAACCAAAAATTATGGTGCCAGCAAGAAGGAGCTAATGAAGGCTTGCTTCTCAAGAGAAGTTTTGCTTATGAAGAGAAACTCGTTTGTGTACATCTTTAAGCTATTTCAA ATGACCATTAATGTACTGATTACAACAACTGTCTTCCTTCGGAGTAATATGCATCGAGATTCGGTGACTGATGGAGGAATCTATGTTGGTGCCTTGTACTTCTCTGTGATAATGTTCTTGTTTTTTGGCATGGGAGAACTTCCCATGACCGTTTCAAGGCTTCCAATTTTTTACAAGCAAAGGGATCTCCTATTCTATCCTTCATGGGCATATTCTCTTCCAACATGGTTCCTCAAAATCCCTATCACATTAGTAGAAGTTGGCGTCTGGGTATTTATCTCCTACTATGCTATTGGATTTGACCCTAACGTTGGAAG GCTATTTAAGCAATTCCTCCTGCTTGCGTCTATGAGCCAGATGGCTTCTGCACTATTCCGACTCATCGCTTCGTTGGGAAGAGAAATGATCTTTGCCAACACATTTGGGTCATTTGCACTGCTCGTGCTCAATATCTTGGGTGGCATGGTCCTTTCTCGAG ATGATATAAAGGTTGAGTGGATATGGGGTTATTGGATTTCACCTGTGACATATGGACAGAATGCAATAGTAGTTAACGAGTTCCTTGGGAAGAGTTGGAGCAAG GTCCTTCCCAATTCCTCCGAACCTTTGGGAGTTGAAGTTTTGAGGTCTCGTGGATTCTTCACACAAGAATATTGGTACTGGGTAGGAGTGGCGGTAATGATTGGATACATACTGCTATCCAACATCGGTTTCACTCTTGCTCTCACTTTTCTAAACC CATTTGAGAAGCATCAAGCTGTTATATCAGAAGAATCCGAAAATGATGTTGAAAGAACAGGAGGATTGGTTCAGTTATCATCCAATGAAAATTCCTTCAGTTGCAGAACAAGAACAG ACAGTGGAGGTGAAATTAAGAGGAGAACCCCCACATCCAGGTCATCATCGTTAAAAGAGGCCGTTGTTGAAGCCGAGCACAACAAAAGAAGAGGAATGATTCTTCCATTTGAACCACATTCAATTACCTTTGATGAAATTACATATTCTGTTGATATGCCTAAG GAAATGAGAAGTCAGGGCGTCCTTGAGGATAAATTGGTGCTTTTGAAGGGTGTAAGTGGTGCTTTTAGGCCAGGAGTCCTCACAGCGCTAATGGGTGTCAGCGGCGCTGGTAAAACTACTCTGATGGATGTTCTGGCTGGCAGGAAAACTAGTGGTTATATTGGAGGAAACATCAAGATTTCGGGGTACCCAAAGAAGCAAGAAACATTTGCTAGAATTTCTGGATATTGTGAGCAAAATGACATACACTCTCCACATGTCACTGTGCATGAGTCCTTGCTCTATTCTGCTTGGCTTCGTCTTTCCCCTGAAGTAAACAATGAAACCAGAATG ATGTTCATCGAGGAAGTCATGGAGCTTGTAGAATTGAATCCTTTAAGGAATGCTTTGGTGGGGTTGCCTGGTGTGAATGGACTGTCAATCGAGCAACGGAAAAGGCTAACTGTTGCTGTTGAGCTAGTGGCAAACCCAGCTATAATATTCATGGATGAACCAACATCAGGGTTGGATGCAAGAGCTGCTGCAATTGTAATGAGAACAGTGCGAAACACAGTGGACACTGGAAGGACTGTTGTGTGCACCATCCATCAACCAAGCATTGACGTATTTGAAGCTTTTGATGAG ATACTCCTATTGAAGCAAGGAGGACAAGAGATATATGTGGGGCCTCTCGGTCGCCATTCTTGCCATCTTATCAAATATTTCGAG GAAATTCCGGGTGTTGATAAAATTAAAGATGGATGTAATCCAGCAACATGGATGTTGGAAGTCACCAGCTCAGCTCAAGAAATAGCTCTGGGGGTTGATTTGGCTGAAGTTTTCAAAAGATCAGACCAGCATAG GAGAAACAAAGCTCTTATTGAAGACCTAAGCAGGCCTGCTTCCAATTCAAAGGAACTCTATTTCCCCACTCAGTACTCGCAGTCATTTTTTGTCCAATGTATGGCTTGCTTATGGAAACAACATCGGTCATATTGGCGCAACCAACCATACACGGCAGTTAGATTCCTCATGACAACCATCATAGCCTTGTTGTTCGGGGTGGTGTTTTGGTCCATAGGATCTAAGAA GGAAAAGAAACAAGATCTTTTTAACGCGATGGGTTCAATGTACATATCCGTTCTCTTCCTTGGCGTCCAAAATGCATCATCTGTCCAGCCTGTAGTGGCTGTTGAAAGAACAGTCTTCTATAGAGAAAGAGCAGCTGGAATGTACTCTGCCTTGCCGTATGCCTTTGCACAA GTACTGGTTGAAATCCCGTACGTTTTCGTTCAAGCTGCGGTTTATGGTGTCGTTGTTTATTCAATGATGCAATTTGAATGGGCAGCTGCTAAATTCTTTTGGTATTTTTTCTTCATGTACTTCACATTCTTGTATTACACCTTCTATGGCATGATGTCGATAGCCTTGACACCGAATCAACTGATTGCAACGATCGTCTCATCGGCATTTTATTCGCTGTGGAACCTATTTTCAGGATTCTTAATCCCAAGAACT AGAATTCCAGTGTGGTGGAGATGGTATTGTTGGGTGTGCCCCGTGTCCTGGACCTTGTACGGATTGCTCACATCACAATACGGCGACATGAAGCACGAGCTAGATTCGGGCGAAACAGTGGAAGAATTCTTGATGAGTTATTTTGGTTACAGGCATGATTTCCTGGGAGTTGTGGCAGCTGTGATAGTTGGGTTTACCGTCCTGTTTGCATTCATTTTCTCCTTTTCCATTAAGGTGTTCAATTTTCAGAGGCGTTAG